The genomic region tagTTGAATTAACTTGCAATAACAAAATGGTGGGAAATGGGTTCAGGTGATTCAGAACAGTGCCTTTATGAAGACGTTACTCTCAGCTTTGAATCGAAGCTTGTGGCCTTGCAATTGTCTGCAGAAGATTGGAACCACGAGGTAGTGTACTGGCTTCTTAACTCCTTGGACAAAACAGAAACCACCAGATTGGACCCAGCAGATGTAAGAGGTGGCAGGATACCACTACCAAATGAATTAGCTCTCGATGAGATGAAAAGATTGAACTGGAGGCTAAATGATCTAGCCAGACAGCTTTGGGATGCCCCTTTCAGCGAGGAGGAGGGCTCTAAAAAGCTTGATTCCTTGAAGATGGTGTCATCCGGACTGTAAGTTTCGGGTGGCAGCACATCTCTTTCTTGACTATTATCAACTTTGGATATTATATTCTTCGTGCATTGATGAATAAATGGCTATATGACAAGAACTGGCAAGTCAGCAGAAGCAAAGGGAATTTCATCCTCTGTATTTCTTTGATCTACTACTATTACTATTACAATTGGGAAAACCATAATCCCATGAAGAAGAATTATAATATACTTGACAGTGTTTCTGACGTGGCCGCAAGTTGTGGAGATGTTATTGTGATGAAGAAAGTGTTAGATTGCAGCGCTCACTTGCAGATCTCAGACACATGTACAGTTCTGCATGCTGCTCTTAACGCTGACGTTAGCGAGGATAAAATGTTCAAGATGGTGGAAATTTGTCTCCACAAGTTTGAATTGCTACCAGAAAAACAGTTGGTCAATTCACCAGATGACAAAGGAATGACAGCTCTCCACCTGGCAGCTTTGCAAGGGAAAGCACGTGTCTGTGAACTGCTTCTTCAGCACGGTGTCAAACCCGATGTTCAAGACATGACAGACCGACTGCCACTGCACTATGCAATTGAAAAGAGGAACGAGCAAGTTATTAATTTGCTGTTTGGGAAGGACGTCTCTGAGTATTTTCATACAAAGGGAATCCCGATGTTAAGTTTTAAAAGCAGTGACGGGCAAAGCCCTTTGGATGTTGCAGTTACCCAGAATAATATCAAACTAATGACAAAGTTAATGTCAATTGTAGAGCAAAAACCTGAGTCGTACATTGATAAAGTGGACGGTGTCAAGCTTCTGCATGAAATTGCATTTCAAGGTAGTGCAGATATTGTGAGAAAACTGTTGGAGGGAGGAGTCAATCCACTAGATGTCGACGAGGAGGGGAAAACGGCTTTACATTACGCTGCTATGTGTAGAGATATTTACTCAGCAGTAGAAACAATTGATGTAATTCTTGATAATTGTAAAGACGCAGAAACGTTGAAAGCAATGGTGGATTGGGAGGGTAAGACAGCTTTCCATTTTGCAGCTTTGAATGGGAATATGACGTCCGGATTTTCGCGGCTCGCAGATTTGCTACATAAAAGGGACATACATGATCGAAGCCCTCTTTATTATCTACTTCAAGCAAAGTTCGATCATGTTAGAGGTCTTCGTGAGTACATAAAAGAGATGGAGAAAGCAGGCATCTATTTGGGTGATTTGATAGATTCCACAGGGCAAACCCCTTTGCATGTGGCTGCTTCAGAGGGCAAAATATATCAAGTAAATGCTCTCCTTTCCATGTCGAGACATCCAAAAGAATATGTAAGAAGAGCCGATTACTGGGGCAAACGGCACTTCACAAAGCTACAGGACGAGGACACTTGGATACCATGAAAGTTCTCCTTCACTGGGGAGCCCAGCCACTTCTTGAACGGGATTGTGATGGAAGAACGGCTATGCATTACGCGGTCCAAGCTAAATCTGGAAATGATAGAAAAGAATTGACGGAACTACTCTTAAGGAAATGTGGATCCGATGATAGAAGATTTCTCTTCTTGTGGGCATCGGCTGCAGGGTTAGGCACTGCTGATCAAATTGTAGACGATTCTGATTCGCTAAAAGGGTTTCTTTTAAATCAAAAGGAACAAGTGGGTCAAAACAGAGATTCCCATTTTTCCACAaacaatttgttgaaaatagcagCTTGTATTGGCGATACTGATATGACAAAAGAGCTACTCGCTAGAGGTGGTCAAATTGCAGATATTGAAGATCAAAAATGGATAAATGACTTGGGAGAAGAAGAGAAAGCCAATGTTCGGAAAGGTAATTTGGTATTGCAGATAAATAATTAATGACATACAGATTCTATTTTCCAATTGTCTGAAAATTGCGAATGTTTTTGCAGTTCTGAAAGAAATTCAAACTATTGCAGAGCAGGGAAACGACCTCCCAACGGTAGCAGACCTTCTCGGTAAAACAATAGTATCTACCTCCTTTAGCAAGTTCGCACCGGCATACTTAGCCAAAGCTTAGAACACGTTTTTATCTTACAGGAAGAAATGATTTTGCACGCAGCCTTGCCGCTTTACTATTGAACCCTTATTTAGAACCTCCTATTGCTATCGGTATATCTGGTAGCTGGGGCAAGGGAAAGTCTAGTTTGATGATACAGGTAACACTCGTTTAACTTGTATTTTCATGTCTTCTTACATTTTTTTGGTATAAAACTCTTACATTCTCGTTAGCCTGTGATTTAATTCAGACGGAGAAAAATTTACTGGAGACAGCAGCTCAAGCATCTATATTGCCAACATCAAAATTGCACCTCGGTTCGAGTTTTCCCGGAGCTCAAGCCCTGGAACTATCCCGAAAGGGCAAAAAGAAATACAAAAAGGTTAAGAGATGGGTTGATTTCACGAAAAATGATTCAAAATTTAATacaaactatattttaactatTATAAAGCACTTCCAAAGGTGGATAACAAGTATCAGACGAAAGTTTCAAAGAGACAGGACAGAGCGCATAACTGAGAAATCACAAGGACCCAGCGCAGAGAGCAGAAGTGAAGAATCACAGGTAACGGTATATTTCAAAGCTAAAGTTATTTATTACCCACTTTTTTGTACCTCTCGATCTATTCAACATAACTGAATATTGTATAGCATCAGGACTCGCTTCCTGAGTTTTTGCGCAACTATGACCCTAAATATCACAGTATTTTCAAATCTCTTGCCGCGATGGACAGAAGTGAGATGGTAAGCATCATATAACTTGATCGTGATGCTTTATTGTTGCGTTCTGGACAAAACATAGTTCTTACGTTTCAATTTGTTGCCTATTTCTCACTCCAGTTCAGTTCAGAAGGACAACAACCATATACAAGAATTGATGCTCCGTCACAGAGAAGTGTGCCTGCTGTCTTAACTGTCCACTATAATGCATGGATGTATCGGAACGAATCAGAAGCATTCGCTGGTTTGGCAGTTACAATCACCAAGGAAATGGAAGGAATAATGACAGAGCCTCAATGGCTGAGCACGTGTTTAAGAAACACTTGGAGAAAGCAGAAGCAAATCATATGGATTGAAGTTCTCTTCCCATGCCTCCTTGCGATTTTCTTGGCTGGCGGATTTACTTGGATTGTATGGATGCTACTGGATAGATACTATGACAAAGAAGCTGTAAAGCTCAAATATTCATCTTTACCTGCAACCATAGTCATCCTGGTCTGGATAATAGTGAAGTCAGTGATGAGCATTGTAAAGCCTGTAAGTAGTCAGCTGATGAATTACATAAAATTAGCCAACCATTCAGAAAAACTGGGATATCAGGAAACAGTAATTTCTGACATCAAGTTTCTGAAGGAAGAGATTGGAAAAAAACCTTATTATATCTGCACTGCTAGTAGCTGTATTTGGTGGTTCATTAAGGAATATTGCATAATATGGTTGTTTCGAGATACAATGGCAAGCTCTGAGCCTATGTTGGCATCTACATCATATGCTACTGTCAATCCTAGAATTTTTGTGTTTGTCGATGACCTTGAACGGTGTCAAGAATCTGTCATATTGCAGGTAAATTAAAACGAAAATTTCTCCATGTGTGAAACTCAATTTTTATTTTACTCTTTTCGTGTTTGTTAATGCGAATTTTATGTGCCATCCAGGTTTTATCGGCTATTAATCTTGTTTTGGCCGTATGCAAAATTAGTGTGATAGTAGGTATGGACAAAGTCTTGATTGAACGGGCAATCCTTAAAAAATACGGAGATAAATCTTCGAAAAACAGTCAACAATTAGCAAATAATTATCTGCAAAAGATAATACAACTACCTCTTGACCTTCCTGACCCCAGTGAGGATGAATTCAAGAGATTTTTGGACTCACATCTGGGTGTGTTTAGTAGACCAAGTAAAAATGAGAATCTGCAACCAGATACGCATGCTGATATTCAGGCAGAAAGAGATGATGATTACGATTCACTTTTCTCCATAATTGATAAGAATTTTGACATTCTTGACCTAGGTGAACATCTGATGAAAATGTATAATTCAGAGAGCTCGATACAAGGTAAGAATTGGATAGGAATAAATAATTTACATATATCTTTTCTCTACGTATCTTATTCATGCTGTGAATAAAGTTTGCTATTTGTAGATGTTACTATGACAGGAGAAACGGATGCAGCTACTCAGTCAATTGGAGACAGTGTTGCCATAGACGTGACCACTGGACCAAGTAACTACCAGAAAACATTACAATATTTTTATAGTTTAATAGTGCAACAGAAATTGTAGTCACAAGAAATTTACGATTTATGCAATACAATTAGATGCAACAGGAACATATTATACATACAaagaaataacaaacataaattcgTTTATAAGCATTGACTTCTAAAGGCTTTTCTCTAGATACCAAAAGCTGGAGAAAATCAGGGAGTGTACCTCAAAGAAAGAAAAAAGCTCTCCTCGAAACAGACGAAGGTGGAATTGATAGACATGATATCAATATTTTGCATAATACGACTGGTATAATTAGATAAACATCTTACTACTTCAGCATTGCATTGAAACTCTAACCATCAGATTCTTGATCGAAGTTTGCTTTACCTTTTGATACTCAGTGTTTAAACACATATGTAATGCAGGCAATAAAAGACCTAGTCTCTCGATCTCTATAAGGGATATCTTGTACATGAGCAATGAAGTTAACTCTTTGCTTGGATGGCAGGTTCAGTTGATCGCATGGGTATTTACTTGTTGGGAATGGGAAGAAAATATGAACATAATCATCGAGGTATTCAAACTTTCTACCCAAATAATATATACATCCTTTAGAAGATTACAACATAATTAACATTGCGGTTTCTGCTTGCAGAACTCGAGCAACATTGCTATTCTTAAAACCTCAAGATCTGAATCTAGTACACCTTCACTAAGAGCCATCGTAGAACATTTTATAAAAGAGGAAAGCCGAATTATAGCAGACAGTAAAGTTGATAAGATGCCAGCCACAGGCGATGATAAGGATTCTGCAAAGAAAGAGCTGAAAATTAAAGATTTGAAAGAGAAAGGTGTTTGCCAAAATATAGAGGATCCTAAAAGCAGCAACCCAAAACTAATTCAAGAGGAAGAGCTGTtgctctttgatatttttgtcctcgatgacaagaaaataaaaagggaGGAATTGTGTTCATTAAGCATGTGGTTATATTCTATTATAAAAGTCTTTCTCTCGGGCCAGGCTGGTGACACGGATACATTGAATAAAGATGACTTGGCATTTAATGAATGGTATCTTTGGTTAATATTGTGTTTAATATTTCTACGGACTAGCAGCATATTCTTGGAATACTTTATGTGACCGACATATTAAAAGTTTTTGGAAGCATcgctttgtttcatttgtttttgAACAAGTTTATTGTTGGTTTAAGTCCGTCTCAAACCCTAGACGCCATGAGAGATGCAGCCGCTGTAGCAAAGGAGCTCGAGTTAGTTTTGTTTGGTTGGGAAGAATGATGCAAGGGTGGACTAAACAATGAGCTAAATGGATTTCTGGTTAGTTTCTGTTTCAGTTATCAATGAGGTTGCGTATTATAGGTAATATTCTTGTTCAACTGTTTATAAAGATTCTGGTATTTCGAATCTGGGGTTTTCAGCCATGAAAAATAGAAATAATGAAACGATTTAGCCCTGTTTTTTTTGGTTTTCAGTTTTGGGAAATTCAAGCATCTTTAGTTTATTTAGATCAATACAGAGTCAATGATATTatctttcaatttctttttccGTTGCACAGTTAAACGGTTATTTTTCCAGTTTGCAAATTCCAGTGAGGGTTTGGTAACCCTATACAAGGGTTATTCTTGAAGACGTTTTCGTGAAGAGAACAGTTTAAAAAGAGAACATGTTGAAATACATTTTGTAGAGTGTGAAAAAGTGGAAAACAAAGAGTTTattgaaaaagaaaacaaagtacTCTGTGTATAACAAAAGATTATCAGAAATTTTTGATTGTCGAGGGTTCTAGATTATTACTCTGTTTTGTTGCAGAGTACATGAGGCTATAGTGGTTGAAATTATTTTGTGTTCAGAGATTGAGTTTTCTCTCTGATAGTGTTTAATTTCTTTAAAAGAATGTTATCATTCTCTATCTGTGATACAAAGacatgaagaatattgttgcaaaaatCATTTAGAGAGAATCATTTGTACAGATTGGTAAATTATACTAGCTCCAAtcactgatggttttgtgactgcaaaaCTAAGTGCAATCATAAAATTACCAGTGACTATAGCTTGAGTTGGAATGTTTCTATTGGATAagaaagaggggttggtgctccttgaggctttGTGGCTTCTAAATCTTGTGTACTAAGTTGGTGCTCTTCGAAATAATATAAGGAatcttaccgagtggtttttctaccccaggagggttttccactcatgaaaatcatggtgttatgtgccctgtcttgtctcagtttgtcttactggtttatgctCTGATACTACATGACTTTTGCTCCTTTTATTTCACACTCAGtttttatgtgatgcaatctttgCAATACTCGTTTAACTGTTTTATGTTTTTGTAAAAGAATCAAAAACATTTTGTTTTCTGAAAAGCATGAATCAAGTTTTTCATTTTGGTCTTATTGTGTAATTCTTGCTTCGTTAACAGTGTTATATCAAGATGTTAAGTCTCATTTGTTTAGATTTTCAACTTACATTTATCTGTGCTTATTGTTAAACAAACTTGCCAAGTTGAGAAGGAGTTCTTGTTAAAATTgttacactctgattcaccccccccctctcagagtgtctcCACTTCCAACAAGAGCTGCGTAAGGAAATGGACAATCTGCATAAGGAAATAGAAGAATTAAAGGAACCGAAACAACAGTCTGGAAAGAATAAGAAGAGTGAGGAGGAAAAAAGAACACGGCTAAAAACATGGCAAATAATGAGATCGGCATTGAAAAGATATGATGTCTCCATGGAAGGCATAAGAGCTTTTCAGAAGTTTAGATTTTACTGCGTAGCTGGCCATCTCCAATGGCCATTGCCCAAAGAAAATAACGAAGACCTCAGATTTCTACAGACTGCAAGATCACTATCTTAAGATTATATATACCATTTTTGTTAAAGGAGGTACTGTTTATTGTATAAAACCCATTATTTTTCCGGGTTAACACAGGAATGGAGTTGAATATTGTACATTTATAATTCGCATAGCCTTTTGAAGGTCATTGTTAGAAATCTATCTGTTTGTGTAATAGCTCTAGACATCAAAATTCCTTGTTTTCTCAAATGTATTCCTAGATGTTAAAAGATATTTTCTCACAAAACTTCTTCAAAGAACTAATATGAAATTTGATGAAGTGATAAATAATGAATGCAGAATTTGATGAAAACATGCAATTTACTGCAGGCTATGTGGCTGCCAGAACATGAAGCTCACTAGGGCTCGTAGTGGCATGGTGTGGCGAATGTCCTTAGATGGGATGACATTGCTTTTCTCATTCACGTAGCGCTCAACATTGTCTGAGGAAGCCTAAAGCACAGAAGCTACTGTAGCTGTTCTTTATCTGTGTCCTGCACCGCTGGCTTTCTGCATCTTTCTTTGCATGTTAGCTATTATATCACTGCTAAATTGGTATTTTGGAGACAAGGCAACTTATTACAATATTATTCAGTATTCATTTGAACACTTCTCTTATAGATTAATTCTTCATAAATTGAAGTACATATTTTTTCTATAAAGTGGGCGCTAAAGGGTCTATGGCTATGGTGTGCTTATTTCTCTATTCAAATGTGTGGGGAGGTTGAATGGTCGAGTTCTGATAAGTTTCCTCGGAGGTTTCACCTATAGTAGCATGTTGCGGACACTTCTGAGGAGGAAGGTAATCACATTGACTGGGAGCTTATTTATGACGCCACCTCCGCAAATGTATGCGGTATTGATTTCGACGATAAAGATCTTTTTAAAATTGGTGCAGCAATAGCTACTTAATGTTGTTATTTTTGTCTACACTCTATTTCATTACATTTTGAGAGTATCCTTTTATCgcataatgtttttttaaattttatactattttattttaatataaagtaTTAGTAAAAATATTCGTAAAAAGAGGTATAGTTATATTAAAAGATATTAAAGAGGATGTCTTGAAAAATAAAAGTTTAGAGCGAATTGGGTTAGCATTCGTTAATAAATCTGTAAACAAATATCACTTGAGATTTCTCTCTTTTAACTTGTTACTATCTTTGTGCATTGGTTCCTTTGTAATATGAACCTTAAGACACTATTAGAGGCAAATAGATAGGTGATGCTCTAAAAACATGTTTACCCAAAAGTTATTTTTagcaaaataattaaattttacatAATGTAAGAGTATTTTTTCATGGCATacaattcaaagttttcaagtttttacaaagttttcaagtttttacaaaattttcaagtttttatgTTCTTTTTATTATTAGTTTGTTctcataatatatattatttattaatttaaatttgttCATGTTTTATGCAtttaataaaggaaaatagaataatAATGGCAATCTATtattcataaaataaataaatatgtaaaaCCTTGAAATTGTCTTGATAGAAGAAAGGGTAGGGGATCTATTATACACTTTCAAAGTATAGATCAACATTATGGCACACAACCATATTTAGGGTTATCACAACTAAACTACTTATTAAATACAATAAGACATAAAACAAAGTCAAGGAAGGCACATAAGACAAGTCAAATGGAAATGATTATTATTGTTCTCCCCTATAATAACCATTGGGAAGAtcttgaagtagatcttgaagtgtTTAAGACCTTTAACTTGAGCGAGTATTTTTGAGGATGTATACAATTTAATCCTCTATACAATACTATAAATTCTTGATTAGCCTATGATGATCATCTCACTACATACCTAGATATTGGTAAGAATATAGATACCACTGCTCACTACATAATCGATAGTTGGTCAAGGAGTAGTTCAATAGATGAAAATACCAAACAATTAATTATCTATATGGAATGATGTCCAATAGAGTTGTCTCCTCTAGGCTAGAGAATGTATGTCCAACTTGGAAAGGTATTGTTACTAGTTTCCATCTTTTTATCTAAAATTTTCAAAGGatctttgagcatatttttttgaaACATAAATATTCCATATTTCTAGTCCAAAAAAATCATTTATATATCCCAAACTTGTcagctcaaattcaaaaatcatagcTACTCAAAATGTTACAATGAAATCTAATTTGTTCTAATATacataagattaaaaaaaaaaaaaataccaaaataagATTCGAATTTCCTTCGGTAAGTTCCTAATATAAAGTTTTTGATCTAAATGAATTCTTAAGAAAATATTTTGTTACACGTATGAGTCTAAACTTGAATATCATGATCTTAGTGCCAATTTTACCATACAAGGACTTTTTGAATCTATAAACATGGTGTTTATAATAGAGTACTAAATTAAAAACCTTTTTTCAATAGTCTCTTTATCAAAACTTCTTgaatcctcttttcttcttctactttAAC from Cryptomeria japonica chromosome 3, Sugi_1.0, whole genome shotgun sequence harbors:
- the LOC131035964 gene encoding uncharacterized protein LOC131035964 encodes the protein MKKNYNILDSVSDVAASCGDVIVMKKVLDCSAHLQISDTCTVLHAALNADVSEDKMFKMVEICLHKFELLPEKQLVNSPDDKGMTALHLAALQGKARVCELLLQHGVKPDVQDMTDRLPLHYAIEKRNEQVINLLFGKDVSEYFHTKGIPMLSFKSSDGQSPLDVAVTQNNIKLMTKLMSIVEQKPESYIDKVDGVKLLHEIAFQGSADIVRKLLEGGVNPLDVDEEGKTALHYAAMCRDIYSAVETIDVILDNCKDAETLKAMVDWEGKTAFHFAALNGNMTSGFSRLADLLHKRDIHDRSPLYYLLQAKFDHVRGLREYIKEMEKAGIYLGDLIDSTGQTPLHVAASEGKIYQVNALLSMSRHPKEYVRRADYWGKRHFTKLQDEDTWIP